The sequence below is a genomic window from Gemmatimonas sp. UBA7669.
GTGTTCGTAGCGCCGGCTCATGAGCTGGAAGAACAGCTGGGCGCCGGTGCGGGAGATCGGCAGGTAGCCGATTTCATCGACCACCATCAGGCTCGGCGACACCAGCGTGCGGAGTCGCCGCGTGAGATGGCCGGCCTGCTGCGCGTCTTCCAGCCATGTGATCAGGTCGGCGAGCGTCGCGTAGTACACGCGCCGGCCACGCTCCGCCGCGTGCACGGCGAGACTAATGGCTAAGATGCTTCTATGTCTGTCAAGA
It includes:
- a CDS encoding ATP-binding protein; the encoded protein is LDRHRSILAISLAVHAAERGRRVYYATLADLITWLEDAQQAGHLTRRLRTLVSPSLMVVDEIGYLPISRTGAQLFFQLMSRRYEHASTVLTSNKSFEEWGDVFGDEVMAAALIDRLVHHCHIVNIRGNSYRMREHRALASRLTPAAPAEPAASASRSRPSRRQEA